Proteins encoded together in one Larus michahellis chromosome 4, bLarMic1.1, whole genome shotgun sequence window:
- the PHLDA2 gene encoding pleckstrin homology-like domain family A member 2, producing MKMQAEVIREGELEKRSDSLFQLWKKKLVVLTKDSLSLFPDGHKRAKGKELGFGSILKVDCVERTGKYIYFTIVTKDRKEIDFRCPDQSCWNASITMALIDFQNKRAIQDFKSRQEMEQAAGAQERRLARAP from the coding sequence AAGCCGAGGTGATCCGCGAGGGCGAGCTGGAGAAGCGGAGCGACAGCCTTTTCCAGCTGTGGAAGAAGAAGCTGGTGGTGCTGACCAAGGACAGCCTCAGCCTCTTCCCCGACGGGCACAAGCGGGCCAAGGGCAAGGAGCTGGGCTTCGGCTCCATCCTCAAGGTGGACTGCGTGGAGCGCACGGGCAAGTACATCTACTTCACCATCGTCACCAAGGACCGCAAGGAGATTGACTTTCGGTGCCCGGACCAGAGCTGCTGGAACGCCTCCATCACCATGGCCCTCATCGACTTCCAGAACAAGCGGGCCATCCAGGACTTCAAGAGCCGCCAGGAGATGGAGCAGGCGGCGGGCGCCCAGGAGCGGCGGCTGGCCCGGGCGCCCTga